The Nocardia sp. BMG51109 nucleotide sequence GCCGACCGAGGCGCCGACATCGACGAACGCACACCCCGACTCGCCGGCCAGACCGGCCAGCCGCGGGTTCTCGGCACCGGAGGCGTTGACCACCACGTCGATCCCCCGCAGCGCCGCCTGATAGGCCGACAGCGCGGCATCACCGAGATCGAGCACCTCATCGGCCCGATCCGGATCCCGCCCGGCCGCAACGACATCCGCGCCGTCGCGCCGGAGCATGTCGGCCAGCGGCCCACCGACCGCACCGTAGCCGCCGAGTACCAGGACCTTCATCGAATCCCGAATCCGATCACGAACACCGGTGCCGCACGCCGCAGCGCACCGTCGATACCTCGATGATCGTCGATACCTCGATGATCTTCAGCGACCATGGTGCATCACCCACTCCCCGGGCCGACTACAATATGGTCATATTGTTTCACGGTACGCGCACATTGTCTACAGTTGATCTCTGTGGACCAGACATCGCCGTTCCCCCGCCCGCCGCAACCGGCCCCCTCGACCATCGATCGCATCCGGACGGCCGCGCTGACATGCTTTGCGGCCGAAGGTGTCTCCGCGACGTCACTGCGTGCGGTCGCGACGGCCGCGGGCGTGTCGATCGGGCTGGTGCAGCACCATTTCGGCACCAAGGACGGGCTGGTCGCCGCCGTCAACGAGGATGTGCTGCGGACCGTCGCCGACGCCGTGGCCGCCCGGCCGCTGCCCGCACCGCCCGCCGACACGCTGGGCGAACTGGGCCACCGGGTCACCTCGATCATGACCGGCAACCCCGACGTGGTGGACTATCTCGCCCGCGCCTTCGTCGAGGACGACACCCTGGCCGCCACCATCTTCGACGGCCTGGTCTCGATCAGCACCGATCAGTGGAGCCAGCTCGCCGCGCACGATCTACTCCAGCCCGAGGTCGACCGGACCTGGGCCACCCTGCAGCCGCTCGTCCTGGTCCTCGGCACCGTGATCCTGCGCCGCCAGCTCGACCGGCACCTCCCCGAACCGCTCACCACCCCCGCCCAGCTGCACCGCTGGGATGACGCCGTCGCCCAACTCCTCCGCAGCGGACTGCTCGCCTCGCCGCCACCCGGCGCGGTGCCACACCCATGAGAAGACCAGCGTCGATGCGTGATTCGGTAGCCTGGCGGACAGGTTCGGCCGACGGCCGCGATACAACCGGCGCAGGTGGTCGGCGTACCACCGCATGCACACGCTCCCGATCGGACTCGACGAGATATGACAGATCCTCATCGGGCCGAGGGCAGCGCGCCAGGGCCCCGGGACTTCCGGCCACGCCGCGAGGACGTTCGGCCCTCCGCGCCCCGGCAGCCCGGACGGTGTACTGACGATATGTCGCACGACGAGCCCTTCGCCGTTCTGCACGAGACGCATTCGGCGCTGGTGCTGCTGTGCGGCGACCGCGCCTACAAGATGAAGAAGCCGGTCGTCACCGACTTTCTCGACTTCGGCACCCGCGAACGCCGCGAGCGAGCCTGCGCGCGGGAACTCGAGCTGAATCGGCGGCTGGCACCGGACGTCTATCTCGGCGTCGGCGAACTCACCGACCCGGCCGGCGGCCCGGGCGAACCGGTGCTCTGCATGCGCCGGATGCCCGATGCCGCCCGGCTGTCGAAGACTCTCGCCGATCCCGGCGCCATCGGCCACATCCTGCCGGATCTGGTGCACCTGCTCACCCGCTTCCACGACGGCGCCGACCGCGGCCCCGGCATCGACCGCGACGCGACGGTGGAGGCGCTGCGCGAGCGATGGTCCTCGCTGCTGAGCGGGCTCAGCGAGCCGCCGATCACGGCGGACCTCGTCGGCAGACTGCACGATCGGGTGCACCGCTATCTCGACGGCCGGAAACCGTTGTTCGACAAGCGGATCGCCACCGGCCGCATCGTCGACGGGCACGGCGATCTGCGCGCCGGCGACATCTTCGTGCTGCCCGACGGCTTCCGCGTGCTGGACTGCCTGGACTTCGACGACGAACTGCGGCACGTCGACCGCCTCGACGACATCGCCTTCCTGGCCATGGATCTGGAGTTCCGCGGACACCCCGAACTCGCCGGCACCCTCGTCGACGACTACCTGGCGGGCACCGACGATCCGGCCCCGGAATCGCTGCGCCACCACTACATCGCCTACCGGGCGACGGTACGCGCCAAGGTCGACTGCATCCGTCACCAGCAGGGCGACGCCGAGGCGGCCGAACACGCCACCCGCCACGTCGATCTCGCGCTGCGCCACCTGGACGCCGGCGCCGTCCGCCTGGCGCTGGTCGGCGGCCTGCCCGGGACCGGGAAATCCACGGTGGCGCAACGGCTCGCCCACGAGACCGGCGCGATCCTG carries:
- a CDS encoding TetR/AcrR family transcriptional regulator produces the protein MDQTSPFPRPPQPAPSTIDRIRTAALTCFAAEGVSATSLRAVATAAGVSIGLVQHHFGTKDGLVAAVNEDVLRTVADAVAARPLPAPPADTLGELGHRVTSIMTGNPDVVDYLARAFVEDDTLAATIFDGLVSISTDQWSQLAAHDLLQPEVDRTWATLQPLVLVLGTVILRRQLDRHLPEPLTTPAQLHRWDDAVAQLLRSGLLASPPPGAVPHP
- a CDS encoding AAA family ATPase; amino-acid sequence: MSHDEPFAVLHETHSALVLLCGDRAYKMKKPVVTDFLDFGTRERRERACARELELNRRLAPDVYLGVGELTDPAGGPGEPVLCMRRMPDAARLSKTLADPGAIGHILPDLVHLLTRFHDGADRGPGIDRDATVEALRERWSSLLSGLSEPPITADLVGRLHDRVHRYLDGRKPLFDKRIATGRIVDGHGDLRAGDIFVLPDGFRVLDCLDFDDELRHVDRLDDIAFLAMDLEFRGHPELAGTLVDDYLAGTDDPAPESLRHHYIAYRATVRAKVDCIRHQQGDAEAAEHATRHVDLALRHLDAGAVRLALVGGLPGTGKSTVAQRLAHETGAILLSSDHIRSIRRAQGVLTGPSGAYGAGAYRPGARAQVYSVLRAEARTLLEAGRSVVLDASWTDAGERRRAARLAADTGADLIELQCTAPESVTAERIAARSGGESEATPAIATAMAADRAPWPEADILDTTEPLPDTVRTAVRAWRRGMPL